One Methanolobus sp. WCC4 DNA segment encodes these proteins:
- a CDS encoding very short patch repair endonuclease codes for MYIRDGRAPIPESETTSRVMSANTGKNTKPEIIFRKALREVGIPGYRLHWKKVPGRPDIAYPGKKIAIFVHGCYWHRCPHCDLPLPRSNTDFWAEKFRKNKERDAKKKAALEAEGWDVMVFWECQIKKDAIACAESAKELFDSKSKK; via the coding sequence ATGTATATCAGAGACGGCCGTGCCCCCATCCCCGAGTCCGAGACCACATCCAGAGTGATGAGCGCGAACACCGGGAAGAACACCAAACCCGAGATCATCTTCAGGAAGGCACTGAGGGAAGTAGGCATCCCGGGATATCGTCTTCACTGGAAGAAGGTGCCAGGCAGGCCTGATATCGCCTATCCCGGAAAGAAGATAGCCATCTTCGTTCATGGCTGTTATTGGCATCGCTGCCCACACTGTGACCTGCCTCTCCCCAGATCAAATACCGATTTCTGGGCTGAGAAGTTCAGGAAGAACAAAGAAAGGGACGCAAAGAAAAAAGCAGCTCTTGAAGCTGAAGGCTGGGACGTGATGGTCTTCTGGGAGTGCCAGATAAAGAAAGATGCTATCGCATGTGCTGAGAGCGCAAAGGAACTGTTCGACAGCAAGTCAAAGAAGTAA
- a CDS encoding DNA cytosine methyltransferase, whose amino-acid sequence MTKRRLTAADFFCGGGGFSEGFRQNGFELLFALDSWQPAIDTHHLNHPDCNAVRMDILELDTPEKIDEFVPDVDVLIGSPPCVSFSGSNKAGKADKSLGIQLIEAYLRIIAWKKSKGQLKYWLLENVPNAGNYVKDRYTWKELGLPGSGDDLIVERKEVFNAAYYGAPQARKRFVCGDFPLPEPTCSDESEFTTTRQVLEALRNPFEKDHSGTISDPSYDLSVPADSLTDHFYDTRVAEFEWKKARRMKEDHGFMGKMSFPEDLDRPSRTVMATMSASTREAMILDAVGEDGEHIGYRLPTIREIASFMSFPITYQFQANNESSKYRLVGNAVCSRLSSALARAILIEEGIEPPEKFIPLPDTRPNVDLRGTKRKLKTENKKKTDAKFAIHIPYIKIRGFRVELSNKDSDFEKGDIKWSCILHQGSGKNALKCSPDDCDMTGLVQQIPGFDGFKEDVHEMFSELDMDHTHLQEAYVARCESEYITPEQALDMMKELVDRHFPEEDAFVDNSDRMIAIDRDRVPVRVIAGMYACDYFVECLD is encoded by the coding sequence ATGACCAAAAGGCGACTGACAGCGGCAGATTTCTTCTGCGGGGGCGGTGGATTCTCGGAAGGATTCAGACAGAACGGTTTTGAACTGCTCTTTGCCCTTGATAGCTGGCAGCCTGCCATTGATACACATCATCTCAACCATCCGGATTGCAATGCGGTCAGGATGGATATCCTTGAACTCGATACCCCGGAGAAGATAGACGAATTCGTTCCTGACGTGGACGTGCTTATCGGAAGTCCTCCCTGTGTCTCGTTCTCCGGTTCTAACAAAGCAGGAAAAGCCGATAAGAGCCTTGGTATCCAGCTTATCGAAGCATATCTAAGGATAATCGCGTGGAAGAAGAGCAAGGGCCAGCTAAAGTACTGGTTGCTGGAGAACGTCCCCAATGCAGGGAACTATGTTAAGGACAGATACACGTGGAAGGAACTCGGACTTCCGGGAAGCGGGGATGACCTTATTGTTGAGAGGAAAGAGGTGTTCAATGCAGCGTACTATGGCGCACCTCAGGCAAGGAAGAGATTCGTTTGCGGGGATTTCCCTCTCCCGGAACCCACATGCAGTGATGAGTCCGAATTCACCACCACACGACAGGTGCTTGAGGCTTTGAGGAATCCTTTTGAGAAGGACCATAGCGGAACCATAAGCGACCCGAGCTATGACCTGTCCGTGCCGGCTGATTCACTGACCGACCATTTCTATGACACGCGTGTGGCTGAGTTCGAGTGGAAGAAGGCCAGAAGGATGAAGGAGGACCACGGATTCATGGGGAAGATGTCATTCCCTGAGGATCTGGACCGTCCGAGCAGGACCGTCATGGCTACAATGTCGGCGTCTACCAGAGAGGCCATGATACTTGATGCTGTGGGAGAGGATGGAGAACATATCGGGTATCGCCTGCCCACCATCAGGGAAATCGCCTCTTTCATGTCGTTCCCGATCACATACCAGTTCCAGGCCAACAATGAGAGTTCCAAGTACAGGCTTGTGGGCAATGCAGTATGCTCCCGCCTGTCCTCTGCACTTGCAAGGGCAATCCTCATAGAGGAAGGTATCGAGCCGCCTGAGAAGTTCATCCCGCTGCCGGATACAAGACCGAACGTGGACCTCAGGGGCACTAAGAGGAAGCTGAAGACAGAGAACAAGAAAAAAACTGATGCAAAGTTCGCGATCCACATCCCCTACATAAAGATAAGGGGATTCAGGGTGGAGCTTAGCAATAAGGACTCCGATTTTGAAAAAGGCGATATCAAATGGTCCTGCATCCTGCATCAGGGAAGTGGCAAGAATGCCCTGAAGTGCAGCCCGGATGACTGTGACATGACAGGGCTGGTCCAGCAGATTCCCGGTTTCGATGGGTTCAAAGAAGACGTTCATGAAATGTTCAGTGAACTGGATATGGACCATACGCATCTTCAGGAGGCCTATGTTGCCAGATGCGAGAGCGAGTACATCACACCGGAACAGGCACTGGACATGATGAAGGAACTTGTGGACAGGCATTTCCCTGAGGAGGATGCCTTTGTGGACAATTCCGACAGGATGATCGCTATAGACAGGGACAGGGTTCCTGTGAGGGTGATCGCGGGTATGTATGCCTGTGATTATTTTGTTGAGTGCCTGGATTAA
- a CDS encoding DUF3795 domain-containing protein: MEIKCPEIGICGLSCRLCPNYHMNTKSQCLGCKSDGRMAVGCPFITCGIKKKELEFCWDCKESETCEKWEKHRELGKKRDSFKCYQKLEDDIAFIRKNGVTEFEMSQKAREQLLKEMLQEFNEGRSKRYYCIASTVLEIEELKEALDEAKKNSKGPDIKERSRSLHSILDEIATQKNYYLKLRK, encoded by the coding sequence ATGGAAATAAAATGCCCCGAAATAGGAATATGCGGGCTTTCCTGCAGGCTTTGTCCAAACTATCACATGAATACGAAAAGCCAGTGCCTGGGCTGCAAAAGCGATGGAAGGATGGCCGTAGGTTGTCCCTTTATCACCTGTGGAATAAAGAAAAAAGAACTTGAGTTCTGCTGGGATTGCAAAGAGAGTGAAACCTGTGAAAAATGGGAAAAACACAGGGAGCTTGGGAAAAAGCGTGATTCGTTCAAGTGTTATCAGAAACTTGAAGATGATATTGCCTTTATTCGGAAGAACGGGGTGACTGAATTTGAAATGTCTCAAAAGGCCAGAGAACAACTGCTAAAGGAAATGTTGCAGGAATTCAATGAAGGCCGTTCAAAGAGATATTATTGTATTGCATCAACCGTTTTAGAGATCGAGGAATTGAAAGAAGCTCTGGATGAAGCGAAAAAGAACTCAAAAGGACCAGACATCAAAGAAAGGTCCAGATCACTCCATTCGATCTTAGACGAAATTGCCACGCAGAAGAATTATTATTTGAAACTAAGGAAGTGA
- a CDS encoding type II toxin-antitoxin system HicB family antitoxin yields the protein MEYTIVLEPAEEGGYTARCLELPAAISEGDTRKEAIENIKEAIELVLEVTEEQAKVFGEITKVEIASA from the coding sequence ATGGAATACACAATCGTTCTTGAGCCAGCTGAGGAAGGTGGATACACTGCACGTTGTCTGGAACTCCCCGCAGCCATAAGTGAGGGCGATACCAGAAAGGAAGCAATAGAGAACATTAAAGAAGCCATTGAACTGGTGCTTGAAGTTACGGAAGAACAGGCAAAAGTATTTGGCGAAATCACTAAGGTTGAGATTGCAAGTGCCTGA
- a CDS encoding type II toxin-antitoxin system HicA family toxin: MPELPAISGQKTIKILVKLGFVVVRQKGSHVFLQRGNDTVTVPLHNPLKKGTLKSILKQANVDLDEFIRT, encoded by the coding sequence GTGCCTGAACTACCAGCAATTTCCGGCCAGAAGACTATAAAAATACTGGTGAAACTCGGTTTTGTTGTAGTAAGGCAAAAAGGAAGTCATGTGTTTTTGCAGCGGGGGAATGATACCGTCACAGTTCCTTTGCACAACCCCCTTAAAAAAGGAACTTTGAAAAGCATTCTAAAACAAGCTAATGTTGACCTCGACGAGTTCATAAGAACCTGA